Below is a window of Planococcus rifietoensis DNA.
CTGGAACTGTCCAGCACCTTGAAAGTGAAAGATCAATCGTTCATGGATTACAGTGTGTTGCCCGGAAAATACAACGCCGCTTATATGATCCATCACGAAGAGCTAAAGACCATCATTCGGAAAGCGGCTTGCGAATACGACAACTTCCGTTACTTGAAAGGCACTGCTTGCAAAGGATATACCGAAAACACCGCCATTCTTCAAAAAGGAACCGAAAAGTTCGAAGTGGAAGCCAAGTTTTTCTTCGGGGCGGAAGGCCGGTCATCGGTGACCAGAAAAGCGATGGACATCGAAGTGAAGCAGACGACGTACAACCATCATTTCCTGACGGTGACGTTTCCTCGGGCTGAGAACTTCACGGACGGCAAGATCATCTCGACTTACAACCGCTTTCTCGGTTTATTTCCGCTTCCAGATGACCAAGTGCGCAGCGTCTATTTGATTCCGCCAGGGGATTACAAAACCTTGAAAGAAAAGCCGATCAGCCATTTCCATAAACTTTATACCGATTTGGCACCGGCCGTGGACGGCTATGTCCAGCGCTTGACCGACTGGAAGAAAATCCAGTTGATGATCCCGGTTATGTATCATGCTGAATCCTATGTAAAGGGCAATAAAGCAATCATCGGGGATGCGGCACATGCTGTCCATCCGATGGCGGGAGAAGGCATGAACATGGCCATACAGGACGCTGACGTTTTGGGTGAGCTTGCGGCTGACATTTTATCCGATGGAAAAATCGACCCGGAAAATCTTAAGTGGTACGAAAAAGTGCGCTACCGCCGGGCGGACCATGTCATCCAGCTAAGCCATCTGGCGGCGCTCGCCTATTCATTCCCGTATCGTCCAGTCAGCTATTTGCGCCAACGCACTTTCGAGCGCATGGAAGAAGATCCGATTCTTCATTTCAAGCAAATGTTGAATGTCTCGGGGCTTGGCTTATGGAAAGAGAATGTCCGGGACCGCTTTATCCAAGGCGGGTTCATGCCGGTCCGCGCGAAGGAACTGACAGAAGACACGAAAGAACTGAAATACTACAAACCGGAAGATGACTACCCGTGGAAAGTGGAGGGACTTATATGATCGATATAATGAAGATGGTAAAAGCAAGAACGTATATGAAACGAAATGAGCCCTTCCTGTACAGCTGGCATGCTTATGTTGGCTACGAATTGGATCTGTTCAAGGCATTTGAACGCCCGATGACCCAGTTTGATGTGGCGGATGCTTTGGAACTCGATGAGCAGTTGCTTGCGCAATGGGTAGCGATCGGCGTCTCGATCGGCTATTTAAAAGAAACCGGGCGCAACCGCTACCAAATAAAGAACCGCTGGAAATTGCCGAAATCCAAAGGCAATAATTCATCGGGTGTATTGCTGAAGGAAATGATGGAACTGCACATTCCGACGCTTTTGGAGTACCCGAAAATGATGCGCAACCAAAGCCGTCTTCACTTTGATGAAGATGAGCACGCATCGACTGTCGCAGAAACGAGCCGTCTGCTTGAAGTATTGGCTTATCCGAAAATGGCCAAGAGATTGAAGGAAAAAGACTGCCGCCGTGTGCTTGATATCGGCTGCGGAGAAGGCGGCTACATAAAGAAATTGGGCCAGCGATTCCCAACGACGCAATTCACGGGAATCGAAATCAGCGAAGAAGTTGTCGAGAAGGCGAAAGAACTGACAGCAAACCAAAACAACGTCTCCATCGAGCAGGCGGATTTGTGGAATTACAAACCCGAATCCCCACAAGATATGGTGATGCTCAATAACGTGCTGCATTACATCCCGCTCGAGAAGCGCCAGGCCTTGTTCAAGGAAATCAGCAGCTGGATTGCACCGGGAGGCATTTTCTCGGTCGTCACCCCAATCGCCGGCGGCCCGGACAGCCCGCCTTTCGCCAATGTCTTCAATAGCTTCTTCTCATCATTCGACAATCTCTACAGGCTGCCGAAAAGGGAAGAAGTCATCGAATGGGGCGAAGAATCAGACCTCGAAATCCTCAGCCTCCGCACCGTCATCAAAGAAGGCGGCTGGTACATCGTGCAATATGAAAAGAAAAGCGAGAGCGCCCGTTAAGCTTCGACAGGCATAAGGCGAGTTTCCGAAGCGGCGCTCTTTGCCGCACAGGAAAATTGACTTATGACCCAAGAAGCTGGGCGATCGAGCTGGACAAAGAAAAGCTGAGACAGCCATGTAGACCCGACAAGCACAAGACGGTTTGCTGAAGCGGCGTTACTTGCCGCGTAAGCAAAATGGCTTGTGACCTCGAGGGTCTGGCTGTCGAAGCTAGCCAAAAAGAAAAGCTGAAGTGGCCGTTCTGGCTCGACAGGCGTAAGCCGAGTCCCCGAAGCGGCGTATTTCAGCCGCACAGGGGAATTGGCTTACGGCCCGAGAGTCAGGCCACTGAAGCTAGACAATAAGAAAAGCTGAAGCAGCCGTTTAGATTCGACAGGCATAAGACGGATGGCCGAAGCGGCGCTTTTTGCCGCACAGGACAGTTGGCTTATGACCCGAGAATCTGGTTGCTGAAGCTAGACAAAGAAAAGCGAAAGCGCCCGTTTTTAGGAAGCTAACCTAAGGACGCGACGTCCTGTCGCAACGGTTAGCTGACCCACATCCTGTGGCTCCTCGACAGGTGTAAGGCGAGTTTCCGAAGCGAATCACAAAAAAAGCCCTGAAGCGTTTAGCTTCAGGGCTTTTCTTATTTGCGCAATGAACCGAGTTCAGAGGCAATGGCCTGCATTTCGTTCGGGCTGAAATTATCGCGATTTTTAACCATCTCGTAAATTTCACGCAAGTCTTCGTACTCGGACGTGTTGAAATGCTCTGCTTTCATTGCATCCACATTGACCATGCGCAGTTTCGTTTTTATTTCTTCAATCATAAAATCGACGTTCTCAGGTGATTGTTTGGATAAATCCATGAGCCATTCCTGCCTTTCGGGTGGGTATGCTTTATCATTTCATTATTCAAATGGAATGTCAATTGCCAGAACGCGCCTGTTCTTTCTCTTCTTTGATCTTCGCCGTGATTTTCTTCGTCTCGTAAACGATGACGCCAGAAAGTCCGAGAAGGCCGATCAAGTTCGGGAAAGCCATCAAGCCGTTCATGACGTCCGAGAATGTCCAGACGACATCAAGCGAGACTGTCGCGCCCACAAAGACCATCGCGACGAAAGCGATACGGTAGACAATCAACAAGCTTGGATTCTTGAACAGGTACTGGAAACATTTCTCGCCGTAGTACGACCAGCCGATGATTGTCGAAGAAGCGAAGAAGATCAAGCCGATCGCCACGATAATCGGGCCGGCACCGCCAAGGAACTGTTCGAATGCAGCCGTAGTCAGCGCAGCGCCTTCAAGGCTGTCATCCAGATACAGGCCGGACATGACGATAGTGATACCTGTGATTGAACAGATGATCAAAGTATCGAACAACACTTGCGTCATCGATACCAAAGCCTGGCGTCCAGGCATGTCGGTTTTTGCTGCAGCTGCAGCAATCGGAGCAGATCCAAGGCCCGCTTCATTGGAGAAGACGCCTCGTGCGACACCGTAGCGGATTGCAGCACCGATGGCACCGCCGACTGCCGCTTCGCCTGTGAAGGCGGCGCTGAAAATCGTGCCGATCGCTGCAGGAATAAGATCCATATTGAGAATCATGATGATGATTCCCGCAATGATATAGAATAAGGCCATGAATGGAACAAAGAATGCTGTAACTTTACCGATTGTCTTGATTCCGCCGATGATGACGATAGCAGCGAAGACGGTCAGGATGATGCCCGTGATCCATGTCGGCACAGAGAACGTATCGCGCACGACGGATGCAACGGAGTTGGACTGCGTGCCGTTACCGATACCGAATGCTGCGATGGCGCCGAAAATGGCAAATAGCACGGCCAACCATTTTTGTTTCAAACCGTGTTCAAGGTAATACATTGGCCCGCCGGCCATTTGTCCTCGAGCATCCACGATGCGGTATTTGACGGCGAGTACGGCTTCACCGTATTTTGTCGCCATCCCGAAGAATGCTGAAAACCACATCCAGAAGACGGCTCCCGGGCCGCCCAAAATAACGGCAGTGGCGACGCCGACAATGTTCCCTGTTCCGACTGTCGCGGCCATTGCCGTCGACAAGGCCTGGAAATGGGAGATATCGCCTTGTGATTCAGTATCGGGATTTTTGCTGAATGTTAGCTTTAATGCGTACGGCAAAAGGCGCAATTGCAAGAGCCCCAGACGTATAGTCAGGAAAATCCCTGTCCCCACCAGGAGAATCAAAAGCGGCGGTCCCCATACATAACCGCTGACAGTGCCTAGAAATTCTGTTAATGCCTCCATCTTTTCTCCCCCTTTTCAGTTCTCTTTTCTTTAGGAAAAATTCCTCCTGTAGAGTTAATATTCCGAAAGTTTTATGGCATAGTCAAGTTATTTTTAAAAAATAATTTGTGAAGTGTTTAGATTATGGAGGAACAGGGAAAAATTCGAAGTATGATAGAAACTATATTTTATACTAGGAGGAATTTGGAATGAGCCAAAACAAATTGATGACAGGATTATTAATAGGGGCGGCAGTCGGCGTGCTTGTATCGCTGCTTGACCGGAATACCCGTGAGGATGTTATGAACAAATCGAAAAAAGCGAGCGAAAACGCAAAATACTATGCAAACAATAAAGATGAATTGAAATCAGCATTCAAAGAACAGGCAGAGCGTGCGCAAAATCTATATGCCCGCATTTCAGAAGATGCTGCATATGTCGGCGGCAAAGTAGAGCAAGTGAAAAAGCTTGTCCCTGAAGTGAAAGAAGTGGCAATGGAAGCAAAAGGCGCCGTACTGGAAACAAAAGATGCGGTTGTCGAATCCAAAGATGATGTTGTATCAGCGGTCAAAGAAGATAACCCGTCACCGAGTTCTTCACTGACGGACGATTCTTCTTCTACAAACGGCCCTTCATCAAACACCACCAACTCTCAGAACCAGAACCGCAACTAAAGGCCAGGTTCATGGCAACACATAAAAAAGGCGGCCAGTCCCAAGTACGGAAACCAAGATACGACGTGCTGACTGGCCGTGGATTTATAAAAGAATTAGGAATACGGATCAAAGACGTCGATGTGCAGGGACTCGGAGCGCAATTGGCGTTTTTTTTCCTATTATCGATTTTCCCTTTGCTAATTTTTCTTGTCACTTTGCTTCCATATTTGAATCTGCCGAGGGAAGAAGTCTTCCTGTTTATGGAAGATGTCATTCCATCGGAAGTATATGTGTTGATTGAGCAAACCTTGAACGAAATTTTGACGGATCAAAATAGTGGCTTGTTATCATTCGGTGTGCTTGCGACGATCTGGTCAGCGAGCCTGGGCATGGATGCATTGATCAAATCCTTGAATGCTACCTATGGAGTCAAAGAAAGCAGGCCGTTGTTAGTAGCGAGGGGCATGTCGATTTTAATGACCATTCTGTTGATCATTATGCTGGTGGTAGCGCTGGCACTGCCGATATTCGGCCGCCAGATCGGCTTATTCTTCTTTGCATTCCTCGGCCTGGAAGAAGGATTCCTTGAATTATGGGGCATGATCCGTTTCACCATTCCAGCCTTGATTACATTCATTGTATGCGCAGTGATCTATTGGCTTGCGCCGAATGTCCGGATCAGTTTCTGGACGGTGCTGCCCGGAGCGGCTTTCGCATCGCTCGGCTGGCTATTGCTGTCATTTTTGTTCTCCATCTACATCAATAATTTTGGCAACTTCTCAGCCACGTACGGAAGCATCGGCGGGATTATCCTGCTATTGCTATGGCTTTACCTTTCAGCGATGCTCTTGATCATCGGCGGGCAAATCAATGCCGTCATGCAAGGAAGGCGGCACTCCAGAAAACGGCTGCATAAAAAAAAGACGGCTCTTCCCGGTAAATGAGGGAGAGGCGTCTTTTTTGTGTGATTTCAGACATTGCGATTGAGCATGCGCAATCCATTCAAGATGACCAAGATGGTGCTGCCTTCATGCCCGATGACACCGAGCGGCAACGAAATCGCCTGGAAGAAATTCGATAGGATAAGCAACAAGATGACTGCCACAGAGAAAAAGATATTCTGCTTGATGATGCGCTGCATTTTTCTTGCCAGACGGATCGAATAGGATATACGGGATAAATCATTTTTCATCAAAATGACGTCCGCAGTTTCTAGGGCGATGTCAGTTCCTTCACCCATGGCGATGCCGGTTGTCGCTGTCGCTAGAGCTGGAGCGTCGTTAATGCCATCTCCAGTCATCGCCACATATTTGTACTGAGCCAATAATTTTTTCAAGTGCTGCACTTTATCGCCAGGCAGGCATTCGCCGATGTACTCATCGACACCGGTTTCTTCTGCAATGGCTTTTGCGGTTTTCCGGTTATCACCGGTCAGCATGATGCAATAAATGCCGCGGTCCTGAAGTTCCGCGATGGTGGATTTGGTAATGTCGCGGACCGTATCTTTGAGCGCCATGGCAGCGAGAATCCCATGCCCGTCCCTGACAAAAGTGACGGTCTTTCCTTGATTCGCCAGGCTTTCTAGAATGCCCCTTTGAAACGCGTAAGCTTCATGCTCACCAACAAAGCCGGGTTTACCGATCAGGATTTCATCGCCATTCAATTGCGTTTTCAACCCGTTCCCGGGCACGTCCACAACTTGCAGATTGCGCAGCGGCTCGAACCCTTGCTGAATGACAAAATCGGTCATCGCTTTTGCAAGCGGATGGTTGGATTGGGATTCAATTCCTGCGACCAGCGCCATCACTTGTTCGCGATCTGCGTCTTGGCGAATGATGAAATCTGTCACTTCGGGTTTGCCGCGTGTCAATGTGCCGGTTTTATCGAATGCGATGGCTTTAATGACGCTTAAATTCTCCAGATGCGCACCGCCTTTAAAGATGACACCGCTCTTGGCACCGTTGGAAATGGCAGCAAGCGTGGCGGGCATAATAGAAGCGACCAGTGCACAAGGCGATGCGACCACAAGCAGCACCATGGCCCGGTAGAATGTTTCATTCCAGCTCCAGCCTGCTAAAAAATGCGGCAGGAAAAGCATGAGCACGAATACGATCAGGACAATTTTGACATAACGGCCTTCGAAGCGTTCGATAAATTGTTGGGAAGGAGACTTCTCGCTTTCAGCGGATTGCACGAGCTCGATGATTTTTTGGAACATCGTTTCAGAACTCGGTTTGGTCATGACCATCGTGACCGAGCCCGACAGATTGACGGTGCCCGCAAATAAATTATCGTGTTGGTATTTGGACACCGGAATCGCTTCACCGCTGATGGCAGATTCGTCGACGGCGGTTTGTCCTGAATGGATTTCACCGTCGACAGGAATGCGTTCGCCGGGCTTTACGGCGATGAGGTCTCCTGTGTTCAATTCACCGACCGGAACGCGCACTGTCTCGCCGGATTCTTTCAATAGCCACGCTTCATCCGGCTGCATCTCCATGAGGGCTGAGAGTTCTTTACGGCTTTTGTTCATCGTATAAGTTTCAAGTGCGCCGCTTAATGCAAAGATGAAGATCAGGATGGCGCCTTCCGTCCAATAACCGATGATGGATGCGCCGACAGCTGCCAGAATCATCAGGAATTCGACATTCAATTCTTTGTCTTCGATGGTTTTCTTGATGCCGTATTTCGCCTTGGCGTAACCGCCGATTACAAAAGCCAGCAAATAGATGGCGACGGAAGGAAGAGCGATATCCTGTAATTCCAGGATATAGGCGATGATGATCAGGACGCCTGATAACACCGCGGCGATCAATTCGATATGAGGCCGAACTTTATTCCACATAGCCACTCCTCCATCAAATAGTCAGATATCGGTAATTACTGTCAGTTTACCATAAGGCTCTCCGGATAGAAGCGGGATTTTGCTTAATAGATGTCATTTTGGCTAATCCTTTTGCGAATGACATAAAAAGCCCTAAAGCTTTCATTGAAAGCTTCAGGGCTTGGGGATTATTCGTTTTCAGTAGATGGCCGGTTTTTGAATTGCTGCATTTTGTTGTCCAAATCGTCGACCATGGCAATCAGCCGGTCAATATCTTCAAGCTCCGTGCTTTCCGGTTCGATGGCATCTAACACATCGAGGAACATGCTGAGCCTTTGTTTCATATAAGTTACTTGCTGTTCCTTATCAGTAATGGATTTTCCCATTGATTCCACCTCATTTCCATTGTATATAGTAGCTGATAACTAAAGGAATATCAATAGTACACAAAAAATGCGGGAATAACAAAAAAATATTAATTGAATATTTACACTATTCGATTAATGTGATATAGTAGCATCAATCCTTTACGAGGGGAGGACAAGACGGATCACCGAACCATAAAGAACGCGATCGGAAAGAGGAGGCGATTCGAGCATTTAGGTGGCTTCACCGACAGTGCGATTATGGAAACGAACTGTAAACATAAAACATAAAGGCTCAGCCCGCAATCTGCCATGCAGAAACGGACTGAGCCTTTTATGTGTTTAAATCAATTCGTATGTCTCCACAATATCAATGGTCTCTTCAACAGAACGGACCATCGAGCAGTTTTTACGCGTCAGTTCCATCACGCGGGGCATTTTCGATTCATTGATATCGCCTTTGATGCGGAAATGCAGATGGACTTTTGAAACGCGGTCCGCTTCTTCGGCGACGCGGACGATTTCCTTCACTTCCACTTCGATGTCTTCTGCCGGCATCCGTTGCTTGTCCAGTACTTTGCGGATGATGCCTGCGCTGCAGATGGCCAGTGAAGAGACCAGCAACTGATAAGGGCGGAACCCGTATTCTTCATTGGTTGAGACGTGGAGCTCACCAAAAGGCAAATGCCCGGTAAATCCGTGTTCATTCATGGAAAATTTCATCTTGTATCTCCTCCTTATGTTAAAATTGTAGCGGAAACTTCCAAAAATAGAAAAGAACGTGCTCGTTCGGGGAGGCATTATGAAATATTATTTATCAAGCGCCCGCGCCCGCTTTTGGATTTTGGTTGCTATTGTGTCGATATCAGGGTTTTCGCAAGGCATGCTATTGCCGCTCATTGCCGTCATTTTCGAACAGGACGGCGTGTCATCTGCGCTAAACGGACTCAGTGCAACAGGCTTATACATAGGTATTATCGCTGTCGCTCCGTTCATGGAGCCACAGCTGAGAAAGTTCGGGTTTAAACCGCTGATTCTCGTGGGCGGCGCAATGGTCATCCTTGCACTGCTTGCGTTTCCATTATGGAAAAGCGTCTTGTTTTGGTTTATCTTGCGCATTTTGATCGGCGTAGGGGACCAGGCGCTGCATTTTTCGACGCAGACCTGGATCACCAGCACTTCGCCTCACCATAAGCTGGGCCGCAATATCGCGATCTATGGCATGTCATTTAGTGTCGGTTTTGGTGCAGGTCCGCTGTTCGTGCCGCTCGTCGAAGTGTTCGAAGCATTGCCGTTCATCATTTCCGGGGTTCTCTGCTTGATTGCCTGGTCGTTGGTATTTTTCCTGCGCAACGATTTTCCGGAGCATTCCGCCAGTTCAATGGGGGCCAAAGGAACCTTGCAGCGCTTTCAAACGGCTCTTGTCATCGGCTGGGTCGCTTTTTTGCCCCCGCTCGGCTATGGTTTTTTGGAAGCATCACTGAGCGCGATCTATCCGGTCTATGCTTTGCGCCAATCATTCGATATCAGTATGGTCTCCTATATTCTCGCTGCCTTTTCCATCGGAGCGATTGCGACGCAATTGCCGCTCGGTGAACTCAGTGACCGCATCGGACGGAAAAAGGTATTGATGATTGCGCTAAGCGGCGGGGGGATGGCGTTTTTGGTGGCGACGTTCTTTGAATCAAATGCCTGGCTCACGCTCGTTTTGTTTGTGGTGGCTGGCATGTTTGTCGGATCGACTTTTTCGCTCGGCATTTCTTATATGACTGACTTGATGCCGAAAGAATTACTGCCGACGGGAAATTTATTATGCGGTGTGGCATTCAGCGTCGGCAGTTTGCTCGGCCCAGCGGCAGGGGGCTTGTTCCTTGAAGTCACAGAGCAGCTGAGTTTCCTATTGCTGATCACCGGGATCTTATTGACCTTGTTCACCATCATCGCTTTTAAAGGGCCGCGCAAACAGACGGCCTAACTTCTGAAATTAATTTGGTGTTGTTAAAGTTTAGGGGCAGACGCTTCCTAAACTTTTTTAGTTCCATGAAAAAAAGCCACAGGCCCCGTATTCAACGGTTTGGCCTGTGGCTTGAATTATGTCAGCGTTTTGGGATCTTGATCTGCGTGCATTGCCATTTCAATGAAGAACCTGATTTCTTGATCGAATTGGCTGAAATGCTCACGCTTGAGCCGGAACTTATTGGTGTACTTAATTTTATTGCGCTGTTCTTCAGGGAGCAGGTTGTTGATCCACAACTCGGCTAATGCGGATGGTTCGTGGGAGGTGAGCGCAAGCAGTTCTGCGCCGATCTTTTCCCGCTGTCCAGGCCCGCCGCTGCAAATGGTGATAAACGAGTAATCGATTAAACCATCTTTTGACTTTTTAATAAAGGTCCGCATCGGCGCTGCAATTTTTCCAGCCCAAATCGGAGCCAGCAAAATCACCGGGCTGTATTCTCTCAGGTCAAAATCCAGTGGTGCCAAACGGGAGTCGCGCTTGATAAGGAAATCCATCAAGATCGATATATCTTTCCGTTTCTTTTGTTCTTTGATTTCGCGCAATTCGCACCCGATCCGGCTTTGCAGTTCTATCGCTAGCTTTTGATTGTTCTCGGAATGGGAGTAATAGACGATCAACGGCTTCATGACGATCCCTCCTGATTAGCTGGTTTCACCTGGGCTTTGGCAATAAGTGCCTTCAAAACCTGATGGACTGCTAAAAAATCAAATACATTGGCTGGAGTCGAGAGTATGCGAAGCGCGAATCAAAGAGCGGGAAACCTTCTATTTCAAGGTCAACAAGCACACCGCTTCCACTTGCGAAGTCTGCGGGAACATATCGATCGGCTGGATGTATTCGACGCGGTAAATCTTCGTCAATTGCTGCAAGTCTTTCGCAAGCGTGGACGGGTTGCAGGACGTATAGACAAAACGTTTCGGTTTTACTTTCAAGATGGTTTTCAAAAGCGAATCCGCAAGCCCGGTGCGCGGCGGGTCGACTGTCAACACATCCGGTACATACCCTTCCTTGCGCCAAGTATCGAGCCATTTTTCTGCTGTGCCCGTCACATAAGTGGCTTGGTGGCCTTGTTTTTTTGCGTTGGCTTTTGCATCGGCAACGCTTTCCGGGATGGTGTCCATGCCACGGATTTCACGGGCGGAATCCGCCAGCCACAGGCCGATTGTGCCGACGCCGCAGTACGCATCGACGACGGATTCCTTGCCGGTCAGTTTCGCCGCGCGCTTGATTTCATCGTAGAGCTTCACGGTCTGTTCCGGATTCAATTGGAAAAACGCACGGGCAGACAAGTCGAACGATAATTCGCCGAGTTCTTCGTGAATGGTCGGTTTCCCGAACAGCGTACGTGTCGTTTCGCCGAATACGAGTGAAGTTTTTTCGGTATTGACATTTTGGACGATGGACACCAAGTTCGGGTCGATTGCGCTCAATCGTTCGACGAGCACTTTTTCTTTCGGGATGTCTTTGCGCGTCGTGATGAGCACAAGCTGGATTTCGCCGGTTTTGACGGCTGTACGGACAGCGATCGTCCGGACCAGTCCTTTCATCGATTTGCCGTCGTAGATGGATAGGTTCAATTCTTCGATGATGCGCTTCGCGGCATTAGTGATTTTCACCGTATCCGGATGCTGGACGAGGCATTGTTCGATATCGAGCAGCTGTTGGGAGCCTTCCGCGAACAAGCCGGCCATTACTTTGCCGTCTTTCTTGCGTGTTTGGAACTGGCTCTTATTGCGGTAATGCCAAGGGTCGTCCATGCCGATCGTCTTGCGTACTTGGATGTCCGTCCCGCGCAAATAACGGTCGAGTGATTGCAATACCAGATCGCGTTTTTCAACGAGCTGCTGGCTATAGGATAAATGCTGCAATTGGCAGCCGCCGCATGTTTCAAAAATTGGGCACGGCGGCGTCTGGCGGTGGGGGGAAGCTTTACGGATTTTCAATATCCGGGCTTGTGCGAAATTATGTTTCACAATGGTCACTTGTGCTGTTACTTCTTCACCTGGCAGTGCGCCCGGAACGAAGACGACATTGCGCTTGAAAAAGCCGACCCCTTCTCCGTTAATGCCGAGCTTTTTAATGGTTAAGGGGAATTTCTGCCCCATTTCAATGATTGGTTTTTCAGTCATGCAGGTCACGTCCTTCAGTTGGTCATCCCTTCATTATACGCTTATTTGTATATGTCAGCCAGTGCTTCCGGCAAATTCGGGAACTCGAACTTAAATCCATGGTCGAGAAGGACGGTTGGCAGTGCCCGCTGTCCTTCGAGCACCAGCCTGCTTTTATCGCCGAGCGCCGCTTTCAACGCAAACGAAGGGGCAGGGATCCAATGCGGCCGGCCGAGCGCTCGCCCGATTTCCTTGCCGAACGCCTTCATGCGCTGCGGGTTCGGAGCTGTCACATTGAATGGGCCTGTAAGTTCTTTTTGTTCGATTGCGAAAAGAACCGCGCGCGCTGCATCGCGGACGTGGATCCACGACAGCCATTGTCTGCCGCTGCCGACTGTGCCCCCGGCGAACAATTTATA
It encodes the following:
- a CDS encoding MFS transporter is translated as MKYYLSSARARFWILVAIVSISGFSQGMLLPLIAVIFEQDGVSSALNGLSATGLYIGIIAVAPFMEPQLRKFGFKPLILVGGAMVILALLAFPLWKSVLFWFILRILIGVGDQALHFSTQTWITSTSPHHKLGRNIAIYGMSFSVGFGAGPLFVPLVEVFEALPFIISGVLCLIAWSLVFFLRNDFPEHSASSMGAKGTLQRFQTALVIGWVAFLPPLGYGFLEASLSAIYPVYALRQSFDISMVSYILAAFSIGAIATQLPLGELSDRIGRKKVLMIALSGGGMAFLVATFFESNAWLTLVLFVVAGMFVGSTFSLGISYMTDLMPKELLPTGNLLCGVAFSVGSLLGPAAGGLFLEVTEQLSFLLLITGILLTLFTIIAFKGPRKQTA
- a CDS encoding flavodoxin family protein translates to MKPLIVYYSHSENNQKLAIELQSRIGCELREIKEQKKRKDISILMDFLIKRDSRLAPLDFDLREYSPVILLAPIWAGKIAAPMRTFIKKSKDGLIDYSFITICSGGPGQREKIGAELLALTSHEPSALAELWINNLLPEEQRNKIKYTNKFRLKREHFSQFDQEIRFFIEMAMHADQDPKTLT
- the rlmD gene encoding 23S rRNA (uracil(1939)-C(5))-methyltransferase RlmD: MTEKPIIEMGQKFPLTIKKLGINGEGVGFFKRNVVFVPGALPGEEVTAQVTIVKHNFAQARILKIRKASPHRQTPPCPIFETCGGCQLQHLSYSQQLVEKRDLVLQSLDRYLRGTDIQVRKTIGMDDPWHYRNKSQFQTRKKDGKVMAGLFAEGSQQLLDIEQCLVQHPDTVKITNAAKRIIEELNLSIYDGKSMKGLVRTIAVRTAVKTGEIQLVLITTRKDIPKEKVLVERLSAIDPNLVSIVQNVNTEKTSLVFGETTRTLFGKPTIHEELGELSFDLSARAFFQLNPEQTVKLYDEIKRAAKLTGKESVVDAYCGVGTIGLWLADSAREIRGMDTIPESVADAKANAKKQGHQATYVTGTAEKWLDTWRKEGYVPDVLTVDPPRTGLADSLLKTILKVKPKRFVYTSCNPSTLAKDLQQLTKIYRVEYIQPIDMFPQTSQVEAVCLLTLK